The following DNA comes from Dehalobacter sp..
CTGCACACCCTCCCAGAAGTTCACCGCGGGTTCCCACGGCACACGCGAAAGGTTCTGCGCCATCTGCTGCAACTCGGCTTTGCGGGCGGGATCAGTTTCTTCAAGCGCGAGTTGCTCCAGCGCTTTGCGGTATTCCTGCGCCAGGTCGCGCGCCAGCGTGGAAGCGGTGATCATCGCCTTGAGCTGCGCGCCTTTTTTCCCCTTCTGGTCGGATGGCGACAGCGCGGCGTAGTGCTTCTCGAGGTCGGCGTGGATGGCCTTCCACCCCTGCTTGATCGCGCGATCGTACCCCGGCACCAGGTGACCGCTGGTGGCACCGGCGTTGCCGTAGCCGTGATTGTGATACCACAGCATGGCAGCCCGCGCGCCGTTCCTGCCCTTGACCAGGCGGTCGTATTCCTTTGTCTCCGCCCGGGTCAGGCAATGGGAGGTCATCACGTTGAAGCGCGCTCCCGCCAGCAGGTCGCCGGGAAGCATCTCCTTGGGCAGGTACTTCACCATCACCTCCTTCAGGAACCAGGCGCGGCGCTCCGGCAAGCTCCAGCTCCAGAAATTGGGATGCAGCTCGACCGGTTGCGCGATCTGGTTGTACGACGAGCGGAAGGTGGGGATGTAGAAGTATGTTTCCGGAACGATATAAAAAGTAAGCTCGTTGTATTGAAAGTCCCATGGGGTTCCCGTCGTCCAGGCGCTGTATTCATTGTTCCATTTGCGCTGCACGCCCTGGAAGTAATAATCGCGCAGCCAGCGCACGCGCGTCGAAAGCAGCTTGGGTTCCTTGATCTGGTACTTCG
Coding sequences within:
- a CDS encoding pyruvate formate lyase family protein gives rise to the protein MDTTTTEKPKYQIKEPKLLSTRVRWLRDYYFQGVQRKWNNEYSAWTTGTPWDFQYNELTFYIVPETYFYIPTFRSSYNQIAQPVELHPNFWSWSLPERRAWFLKEVMVKYLPKEMLPGDLLAGARFNVMTSHCLTRAETKEYDRLVKGRNGARAAMLWYHNHGYGNAGATSGHLVPGYDRAIKQGWKAIHADLEKHYAALSPSDQKGKKGAQLKAMITASTLARDLAQEYRKALEQLALEETDPARKAELQQMAQNLSRVPWEPAVNFWEGVQ